The Aptenodytes patagonicus chromosome 12, bAptPat1.pri.cur, whole genome shotgun sequence nucleotide sequence ATCTACGAGCTGCAGGACCAGGGAggggagctgctggccctgcGCTACGACCTGACCGTATCCTGCGCTCGCCCCGCCTGCCCCGCGGGGCTCTCGCGGAGGGGACGGTGGCACACCGAGGTCACTGCCACCTCCACCTCGTCGGAGGGTGTTGGGTGGGtcagccttgccctgccctgcctgcgggTCCCATCGGGGTGATGGAAACTCCCTTCCCGCCGAGCGGTGGACGCCCCGGCTGGTCTGGCTGTCATCGGCCTGACCCCACCTCAGACCACCCCACAAGCCAGTCTGGGATCTGCAGCAAAGCTGCCCTTTCTTCCGTGGGCTGGGGACATGCACCAGTATGCTCCACCTTACTGGTTTTACCTCCTCCCAGTTACAGTCCCCACCTCTGTGCACTCCTGTCCTGCCCATCCAACCTTTCCAGTGCCTCAGTAGCAGTTCTGAGGGAGCAGCGGTGTTTGCTGCAGGTGCAAAGCGGGTGCCCGTCCCGGGCCTTCTCCACGTCTCACGAAAAAGCTCTCCTCTTTAATGTCTGTATGTCTGTGCTATGTGTTGAATTCTCTCTGATCGCACCGTAAGAGGGCGAAATGACCTAGCAAAGGTCTGTGTTCGCGAGGTGTTGACATACTGTGGTtcagaaggaagagatggagtGTTGGAGTAGCTCAGCGTGGTTCATCGTACTCATCATCAGCCTGGGCTGGTGATCTCCCTGGAGATCGGGGAGCAGCTGGCAAAGCGAAAGGGAGACGGGGAGCTTTGAGGTTCAGCTTTCTGCAGCTCAGGGGATCTCCACGTTCCTGTCCTTAACTCCTCGACCCCCCAGGTGCCCTTCGCTCGCTATTTGGCGATGAACAAGATCGCCAACATGAAGCGCTACCACGTCGCTAAGGTCTACAGGCGGGACAACCCGGCCACGACCAGGGGCCGCTACAGGGAGTTCTACCAGTGCGTGAGTGTTGTGGCAGCCGCTGCGCGAGGGGCCGGGACCAcgaggggcaggagggagcaggggacTGGCGTGGGTTTTACCGGCTGGATTGCCTTCAGCTGCTGCGGGGCTGTGTGGCGTGCCTGGCGGAGCCGAAGCACctcagctgtgccaggagcctCTGCCGCTTCTTCTGCCCCCAGGATTTTGACATCGCCGGGCAGTTCGACCCGATGATTCCCGATGCCGAGTGCCTGAAGATCGTGCACGAGATCCTGAGTGACCTGCAGCTCGGGGACTTTCTCATTAAGGTGAGATCAGAGCCGAGTGGTTTTCATACCTCTGCGCGTTCCCTTCCCGTGGGATTGAGGCGCCGGTGAAAAGGCACGAGGAAACGCCAACAGCTGCAGCTTCCTGCACCTCTGGGGCAAGAAGAAATGGCGGCGAGGGAATCTCCCCTGAGCTAAGTGTGCCTCTCCCACCCCCAGGTCAATGATCGACGGATCTTGAATGGTGTGTTTGCCGTCTGCGGCATCCCAGAGAGCAAGTTCATAACTACGTGCTCTACCGTGGACAAGCTGGACAAGGTGAGCATTGTGCTCATGGGGAGATCGCTTCCAGTCTCAGGGGTGGATGCCTCAGGCTGGGCAGTGTCATGGCTGTTCTCATCGTAAAGAGGTTCACAGCAGCCAAGCCGTTGGTGTTTGTAAAGGATTTGGGGAGCTCTTGGTCATGGTTAAGAATAAAGCCTGGTGTTTCCAGTGGTTTCTGTTAAGAATTCCTGTGAGAGAGACGCGGATCATTCATGAGATTGCTGACTGCTGTCTTCCCACACATGTTGTGAATACGTCGGCTGGTGGAGACAGTGAGTGATGAGAAGGTCCTGCAGCAACAGATGTTCTTCTCTCCCCTTGCAGATGCCATGGGAAGAAGTGAGGAGCGAgatggtaggagagaaggggctcTCTCCCGAGGCTGCAGATCACATCGGGGAGTATGTCCAGCTTCACGGTGAGCACAGTGGGGTCGAGCCCTCGGCCCTGTTCTTCCaggccaggcaggcagggccagcgATGGAGGGGTGCAAGGCACATAGACGGCTGGCCGGGCCCATCGTTGCGGGTGCTGCTGCACTGGCAGACCTGAGGCATGGCTCGTTCCCACAGGTGGCCTGGACCTGATCGAGCGGCTTCTCCAGGACCCAAAGTTGTCCCAGCACAAGCTGGccaaggaggggctgggggacatGAAGCTGCTGTTTGAGTACCTGACCCTGTTTGGCATCGCAGGGAAGGTGAGGAGgtgcagaggcaggagggggtgctgccctggtGGCTGGGCAGCCTGGGCCCCCCGAGCGCGCCCAGTGACGGGGCTTCCCTTGTGTCCTACAGATCTCTTTTGACCTGAGCCTGGCGCGGGGTCTGGACTATTACACGGGGGTGATCTTTGaggctgtcctgctgcagcaggagaacgACCATGTGGAGGAGTCAGTCAGCGTTGGGAGCGTGGCTGGAGGCGGTCGCTACGACGGGCTGGTGGGGATGTTTGATCCCAAGGGACGGAAGGTGCCCTGCGTGGGGGTCAGCATTGGGATCGAGCGGATCTTCTCCATCCTAGAGCAGAGAGTGGAGGTAGGTGCTGCAGGCGGTGCATGGGGGAGGGCTCTAGGAAGCCAACTGTCGTTTATTACAGAGCTCTACAACTCCACAGTGTTCGAGGGGAAAGAAttttgggggagagggtggcTCCTCTCATGCCTGAATGTCCATGCACAGAAGACAGAGCCCTTTTCTGCAGCCCATCAGGATGCAGGCCTGGGCAGCTGAGGGCAGCGTTTCGTAGCAGACACCAAGGAAGCATTAGAGACGGGCCCTGAGCTCTGGTCCTGGCTCTGAACTTTGTGCCCCGGTCACTTTGCTCTTGTCTGTGAAGTTTTCTGTCTTGGGGATTGTGAAGTGATGAATTTGGTAACAGCTGTAGCACTCACTCTGTAATGAGCACCCTACGAAAGCCTGTGAGGAAATTCATCACTCTGCCTTTAGTTCTGAGCTTGTGATTCATAGCAAGTGAGGCTGAGGCAATATGTTTGTACCTGAAGAATTAAAGGTAcaaattttttccagttttccaaaaTTGGAAAGCTGTCCAGGTCCTAGCCGGGAGGGAGGTAGTAAGGCCAAAGTcccacaggaacagcagcacacAATTAAGTAATGTGTCACAATGCAGATTCTCTGGGGGACTCATTAAATGTGCCCAGGTTGTCTTATCTGTGCACTCTTTTTGCTTCTGGAAGGTTAGCCTTGCTCAGTAACATTCACTGAATGGTGACGGTTAGCTTTTAAGTATACTTGTTTTGGGGAGCTAAGTTAAGGTCTGAAGACAAGGTGAGATGAGCTTCTGTTGTGAGCTGCAGATTCCCTCGGAGCCAGTCACTCCCACAAGTGTGTCTGTCCCTGCAGGCTTCTGGGGAGAAAGTTCGAACGACTGAGACACAAGTGCTGGTGGCTACACCTCAGAAACACTTACTCGCTGCGAGACTGAAGCTCATCTCCGAGCTGTGGGATGCAGGGATCAAGGTAACGTAAGGACTTGGGCTTGGCACTAGTGTGGGTGAGGGAGGGAGAGCCTGAAGGGAGCTGTAGCACAGCAAGACCAGCTCCATTAGTTGTGTGTCCCTTCAAGATCTGGGCCCGTCTGAGATCTagcaggcagagaaggagaaCAGCTGAGAGCACTAAAGGCAACCGCTTGCTACAGGAATAATGAGGCAGAgttttctgtggggttttggTGCTGGCTGTTTTGCTCCAAGATCCATCAGAGCAAATTTCACGTTAATGATTCACCTTTTCCACTCCCTCCTAGGCAGAGATGCTGTACAAGAAGGATCCTAAACTGCTGAAGCAGCTGCAGTATTGCGAGGACACGGGGATCCCCCTTGCTGCCATTGTAGGAGAGCAGGAGCTGACAGATGGAGTCGTCAAGCTGCGAGATGTCGCAACAAGAGAGGAGGTGAGAATGCCTTTTTACACCAGACTTCAAAAGTGCTTCCAAAATCTAGAGATTACTTGAAAGGCTCTGGGTTTTCCCTCGGTGACGTTGTTCCTTTGGGGAGCTGTAGCACAGATCTGTTGGGTCCAGAAAAGCAGTCACAAACTGCGTTGGTATCCACAGCAAGTCCTTAGGGCCAGGTCGAACCGTGCTCTGCTCGGGGTTCCAGTGCTGCAACCTCCTCCTCTCCGTTTGCTTTGTAGGTTGATATCCCAAGAGAAAAGCTTGTTGCTGAGATCAGAAGAAGGCTGGAGCCCTAGGACTTTTCTGGCCAGAGCTGCTTGACTGAACCGCTGTACGACTGGAACCCTCCAGCGCCCTTGGCCATTCACTTCCCGCTGAAGTCTGGTCACCATCCACTAGCCCGAGGCTCATCTGCCTGGGCTGAGGCAGTGGCGACACTGGGGGTGTCTGCTTGGAAAGCAGCAAGCGGGTTTTAAAAGTATGGACGGTGCAGTCACCAGGTTAACCTTCCGGTTAACTGCTCTGAAGGACGGGTCAAGCTTGCGAGTTCCTCATGCTGCGGCACCTGTGGCCTGTCGGGCACCCGCAGGCTCAGGACGgagcgggagggcggcgggggaaGGCCACCCCCAGCCCTCTGAGGGCCGCAggggccagccccagcccgcGGCCGAGCTCCGCCGTCgggtgcggggccgggcgcgCTCGGGGCTGCCGGtggaggagccggggctgcggcgccggcctgggggggggggggggggcagggggagcgcgGCCCCGCCTCAGGGAGGGACACAGCAGCGGGCTGGTGCAGCTGCGCGGGCAGGCTCCGTCCGGGGCGAGCGTGGTGGGGCTCCGTGCttttacagattaaaaacaaacaaaccccacaaaacaaaccgCAGAAACCCGCCCCGGGCCGTTCCCTCCGGCTTggcggcggcgaggggcgccGGCTGAGGCGCGGCAGTGcgcgggcgcggccccgccgccgtgGGCAGGCGCGGCCCCCGTCCGGCGGCAGGGcgcaggcgcggcggcggcgcggcggcaggGCGCAGGCGCGGGCCGGCAatggcggaggaggcggcggtgcggGCGCAGGCGGAGGCGGTGCGGCGGCTCAAGCAGGACAAGGCCGATCCCGACGAGGTGCGGCTGGTCCCGGCGCCCGCCCgggggggctgggaaggggtTGGCGGGGCTTCGGGTATGGGGCTCGGGGGCTGCTGGaatggggtgctgggggaggacCAGTATGACTGGGAGCGGGGTGCTGGGCGGCTGGTGTGACTGGGAGGGGGGGAGCGTTGGCCTGGGGAGAGGGGACTGGGGCGCTGGGGGGTGttgggatggggaagaggggctTGGGGGGAAGTGGgggtgccggtgctgggctggagagAGGGCTGCTGAGGTGATTGGGGTGTGGCTGGGGTTGCTGGGCTTAGGGGGAGGGtgctgtggggagctgggagTACTGGTGTCGGGGTTGCTGGGCTAGGGGTGGCGGCGTTGGGGAGGATGGGAATACTGGTCTGGGCTGGAGAGCGGAGGGGCTGAGGTGCCTGGGGAGAGGGTGCAGGGGAGACTGGGCGTGGGAACTGGTGACACTGGTGTTAGATTGGAGAGAGGGATGCTTGGGGGTGCTAGGATcaggaggaggatgctggagACTGCCGATGGTGGGGTGCACGTAGCAGGAGCTGGTGGTGCTGGGCCTGGGGGTGGTGTGGAGGCTGGTAGGACGGGAGGTGTGGGGACTGGGGAGGCAGATGTTTGAGGGTAATGGAGGTCGTGGGAGTCAGAGAATGATGGGGGTGTTGGGGGTGCTGAGATTGGGGTGCTTCTAGCAGAAGTGGGGagtgctggagaggagcagggagtgCCCCTCTCGGTTGCTGTGGGAGACTGGGAATAGCCGACGTATTGAGGTTGGGGAGCCTGCGTGTACTGGGAATGCTGAGACTGAAGGTATAGGGGAAGGCCTGTGGGCTGGGCCTGGCAGGTAGGCTTACCCCCAGGTCTCTCTTTGATCCCTCCCCAGATTGCAAAGGAGGTGGCGAAACTGCTGGAGATGAAGGCGCAGCTGGGGGGAGATGAGGGGAAACACAAGTTTGTGCTCAAGACCCCGAAGGTAACTTCCCCCAGCACACGCACTCACGTGCTGCTCCATATGCACGACCTACTCCCATGCACGCACAGAGCACCCCCCAGGCACCTGTGTGTGCAGAATCCCAGCACCGACTTGCCTGtctttcttctcatttctgtttccctttttgcttttAGCAGCAGGGGAGAGAGGGGTGAAAACATCCCTGACAGCATCCAACCCAGATACCCTACTAACTTAAAGACTTTCTGGTGCTTCTGTGATAAGCTAACCACTAGCTGGTGTGGTCAGGAAATTAAATTCCCTTTTGGTCAAGCTTTATCGTAGCTGCCCTGCGTGAGAGGTCTCATATCTGCTTGGATTGCGCTGTTTGAAGTAAGGTCATGACTTGCGTTGCCCCGATGAGTTTAGAGTTAGGACTCTTCAGCTCTCGTAGCATTGACCCCACTAGTACCTGCAGACGTTGGCTTTCATGGATCAAGGATCCTCAAGCTGGTCATGTTCCCTGTTAACCTGGACAGAGTGGATGAAGCTGCTGGTAGGTCGGGTGAGCACAGAGTGCTGTGAAGTGCAGCTCTGCTGGTGCAAGGCTCATTGTGGGGGAACTGCAAAGCATAAGCCAGCTAAAGAAACCCAGATGCCCGGCAGTGTTTGCCAGGAACGTTCAGCACGTGTTGAAATGTGGGGAGCAAGAAAGGTCTCATGGCTTTTGATCTTGCCTGAGTCTGTGAGGTGGGTAATCCCGTTTACTGAGCAGGTCTGGCCAGCTGCTGACATTTCTGTGTCCTCTTGCAGAAGGACCCTTCCTTCAGGGGTAGCTTTTCAGTCTCCAGGCCCCTGAGAATAGTGTCCATAATGCAATTTATGCTGAAATTTTTTGTAACCTGAATGTTTCATCACTAGCAGGTGAACAGAGACCAACTGTGCTTCCATGCTGTGGTGTGGAGACAGTTATGAATGTTGCTCACAAATAAAACAGGTTATGTTAATGCCACTGACTTAGGAAACGTCTCAAAACTGTCTCCCTTGTTCATTTCCTTTACCATATGTTTCGGTAAACGTAATTGTGGTGTGAGACCTGGAAAGTGGAAGGGTATTTCACTGTTTAAAGATGTGGAGAGAGGATTTTGCAGCTCTGTGAGTGCCAGGGAAACATAGCTTGGGTTTCCAGTCTGTCTCAGCCACGTCAGTGTACTGCTGAAAGCTGCTCTTCGCTGTGCGACCTGCAGGTGGGGTGTTATGAAGTGCCTGctctctctgcttcctcctgaCTAACTGCCAGTCCCTAGAAAATGAAAGTGGGAGGTCTAGTTTATTAACAGTGATTTAAGTGTTGCCGAGAGCCTAAAGATGGTCATCGAAATAATTCAGTGACTCTTGACAGCGAAGAAATTGAAAGGGAGCACATCCCAGTGAACAGTAGATGGGCACTTTGAAAAGATGAtttatctctgtgtgtgtttggaaATTGTAGAGCTGCTGGTTGTTCCACAGCTTCAAAGCATGCCTGTCCTCTGATTCCACCTCTCAGGGTGGCTCATTGTGCAGGGCTCTGGCTGATATGTCTGAATCAGAGCTGTGGACAGGTCCTAGCTGCGCTGTCATGCTCGAAAGCACTGAACTCTCTGACTGGTGGATCTGTGTTTAGCTCCTTTGTTTCCTGCATCGTGAAACTCCTGACTTAGATTTAGCTCTGCAGACCATGGCAGATCGCGTCTGAGCTGTGTCCTGATGCTTTCCAGTGTTTTTTGGTGCTGCTTTTTACCACCTCTACCAATATCTGGTGTCTGGACCTGATCTCTCTGGTTTTGTTAGCAGTATGATAGCTTTTTCACATTGCCTTTCACATCTGTCTCCACTGCATCCCTCTAACCCAATGTGtcctttgctcttcttttcctTATCTCACCCCAGGGCACGCGGGACTACAGCCCCAAGCAAATGGCCATTCGTGAGAGAGTCTTCAATGCGATCATCACCTGCTTCAAGCGCCATGGAGCAGAAGTCATTGATACGCCGGTGTTCGAGCTGAAGGTGTGTGAGGACACAGCAAGTTGGCTGTGTGATCCTGCAGTTGAAAGCTTGCGATCTGTTGAGGGCTGAgttttcttcttccacctcctaggtgtcctccctttctctccttgttttctgTGTGCTCTGGGGCTGATCCCCTGTCACTGAAGATGCTGTTTGTTCGTGTGTCCTTTTGTTGTAGGAGACGCTGACAGGGAAATACGGTGAAGACTCGAAGCTCATCTACGATCTGAAAGATcaaggaggagagctgctgtCCCTGCGCTACGACCTGACAGTATCCTGCACAGCCAGTGCTGAGGGGTCTTGTCACCTTTGCTGCCCTCCTTTTGGGGCAGTGCTGTCCAGAgggcaagggaggaggagggaggacagTCTCTTGGCTCTGACCCCGTACCAACACGGAGAGCGTGAGCAGGCAGTGTGGTTCAGTGGGTGCAGAACCCTTGCTCAGTTACTTACTGTATGTTGCTTCTGTTTGGCAAAGTAACGCTTGTATGTGGAGGTAAGGAAGATCGGTATTGAGTGGGGTTTCTCCTACAGCAGGGTACCCAGACGAGGCTGCTGCTGTACACAGCCCGCGTGAGACTGAGATCCAGCCTAAGGTGGTGCTGGAGGATGCCTGTGGGGACGCTTAATGGCAGCATGTGTGGGCCGTGTCTTGGACAGTTGTGGAGACCTTGGGGAGCTGTGGCAAGTCCAGCTGTCTCTTAGCAGTTGCTTTGCCCCACACTGTGCTGGGTGTTGGGGAGATAGTGAGGACTCGGCACTGCCTGTGACTGATAACTGGGTGGGGTGATCCCTCCCTGTTCCCATCCTTAACCTTACCGTCTCAGGTGCCCTTCGCTCGCTATTTGGCGATGAACAAGATCACCAACATTAAGCGCTACCACATCGCTAAGGTCTACAGGCGGGACAACCCGGCCATGACCAGGGGCCGCTACAGGGAGTTCTACCAGTGTGTGAGTTTGGCCATTTACAGGGACGCTGCTGAGTGAGTCTGTAGGCTGGGCAGCCCTTGTGGGGACGTAGCACCATAAAAACGTAGGACCAAAGGCTGTGTTACCCTGCAGTGGCCTTCCCTGTGGCTGTGGAAAGCTCAGGACGATCCACTGACCTCCTTAGCGTGCCCTTATGGGTGTGAAAAACAGCTTGGGAGTGGGAGAGTGACGACAATGGCTGTGACACAGGGTGCTGGTGTATTGGGGAACTTTGTAATACAGCGTCCGGGTGCCCCAGGTATCTGGCCTGCTTCGCGCTGTGGAGGAGAGCAGCTCCTTGCTCCATCCCACGGTGCTTGCCAGCCTGGTGGAGGGGAAGAATTTCCTTCTGATCCCAAATCTGGCAGCAGTTGAACTCCTGGGTGTGTTAGCAGGACACATGAACTAGGTGAGGGAGTGACTCAGCCATAGCATATGCTACTTCTGTCCTGTGCTTAGTCAATCTTTATttcaaaggaagggaaaaacccAGAGGCCAAATTATGGAACAGGTAAGAAAGCAATTTCCTTTGTGGCTTTCTCAGACGAGTGTGGTAGCCCTGAGGAATGGCTTTGTTCTGCTGTACTAACACAGTCCCCAGGGCCTCATATTGCCAACAAATTCCTGTTTGAGAATATTCCTGTTTCATCATACAACCCCTGTGGATACCTTCCAGCTCCAGCTTGGTGAATTCCCATTTCCAGACAACTTGGGGTCTTTGCCTGCTGTCTCATCTGAAAGACTGTTCCAAGATCCCACTCTTAGGATAGCTGGAAATAGCCTTCTAATATCCAGGCTAAACTTACTTGTGTCTGATAGTTTACTTCTGCTTGTGCCAGTGCAGCTCTTTAAACGGTAGCTGTCATCCCTTGATACAGattcttcccctttcccagatAAACATTTGGGAAATGTTTAGAGAAATCTTCCCCTCCTTAGGCTACGTAAATCAAGCTCTGTTACCTTCTCTCCCTGGAGGTGCTTTGCTTCTTTGCTCAGCCTAGtagctttttctgtcttttcttaaatATAATTCACCAGcccttggttgttttttttcagtgagatttCACCTATGCCACGTACAGTGGTAGTGGCACTTTCCTGACTGTACCAGACCTTGCCCAGCTTCCACGGGGATTGCATCAGCCTTTCTTACACTCAGCTGATTGGGGATTAACTGATGAGATctcatctttttcctcctccattgCCCCAATTTATTTTAGAAGCTTGGTGGAGCCATGTTGAAATTTACCcacttaattaaaattattcttgtaCTCAAAATCTCATTGAAGACTTTGCATTTGGGGATTCATAAATGGGAGTTGAATAAGAGGTCTCTTGttccttctgtgttttatttctctctgaacATTGATGTTGTCTTTGCTGTTTTTCCAATCAGGGGGTACCAGTCTATTAAAACATCTTGCTGTTGGGCTTTAGTTCTACATGCTAGTTCATCTGGTAATCTCTGGTGGAGACCACTCAggctttctgatttctttttctgtcttggcaGTTGAAACTTTGGTTTTGCCTCAGTTGAGATCGCGTCTCTTGTCTTCTTCCCTGGTCATTAACTTGATTGgcatgtgtattaaaaaaaacagcctAAGAATCAAGGTGAAACATTTGGCATTTAGGTCATACCAGATAATAAGTagttttctcccccccttcctggttcctttgttctgtttatttactGCTGATGATCGCTCTGCTGtctcctttttgttgtttttcaagGATCTCCATTTCAAAGTGTATCACGCAGTAAGCTGCTGTGTCAGAGGCAGGGAGCAGGTCACACACCTCCAGAAGCAGGAAGCGGGGAGAAGCAGAACGGCTTCTCGCAAACTGTCTCTGCTGGCCACAACACAGTATACAAATTCTTTGCAATGCAGTGGACGCAAGAGCTCTGCTGCCTTCGATGAAAGAGGGTCATAACCCACACCCTGTCCCTTCTGGATCCTATCGGCGAGGGCTATTGCTCCCTTACATcccatttctgttgctttttgttaACAAACTGCTGTTAACAGCAGAGTTGAAGCTGTCTTTCTGCAGCCACGCCAGCAGTGCTGAATTGCTCACTGCCTTTTCCTGTGCCCCAGGATTTTGACATCGCCGGGCAGTTCGACCCGATGATTCCCGATGCCGAGTGCCTGAAGATCGTGCACGAGATCCTGAGTGACCTGCAGCTCGGGGACTTTCTCATTAAGGTGAGACCGGGCGGGTGTCTCTGTGCCACGGTGGGAAGCAGTGGTCATTGTTCCTATGGTTTTATGCAGCAGCATCTGTTCCCACTCTAACGCCCACTAAGGCCTGATCCAGAAGTTCATCCCACCTCTCTGCCTCCTCATGGTGTATATGCTAAAAGGCTGGACCTCAGCTCAGACTTACCTTTAGCTGGGAATGCAAGGAGGTTTCCTGAGGCTGCAGTTAGCAGAGTTCTCTCTAGCACTAGCCACAGTCCCCTGCAAAACGTCCAGCAGCCAGCTAACCAGGTGACTGTCATATTCACTGCCTGTGGTAAAACACAGGCTCTGGCCCAGAATCCCTGCCCTTGTTCCAGCTCCCAATGCCCCCTTAGTAGGGACATCTGCTCAGCGTGTGTGCTGTGTTGTCTGCAGACTCCTGCCTTCCCACCAAGTCCTTTCTGGGGCTGAGGCCTTTTCCAGAAGAATAGTCATGCCCTGCTGTAGGTTGAGCTTGCTGTTTGTTTCAAAACACCTCTGTTATCTTGGTGTGGCAGCAAATGGTGCTGGGTGTGCAGGTCAGGCAGGATGGGGAAGGGTGTACAGCAGTAGGAGAGTGATGGGTAGGAGTGCTTGATGTACAGGAGGGTGGTGGGGTCTCTGAGAGGGACCCAGAGCTGGATTgttgctgggctctgcaggggagGTGAGCAGTGCAGGCTGGGTGTTGCACTCCTAACTGTGGCCCCTGCTGGGTAAGGGGGCAGTTACCTGCCCTTAAACCCATCTGGGATGAGCTGAAGAGCTGTGCACAGGAACTGCCTGTCCAGATCAAGTCCAGCTAGTGTGTGTCTGGGCAGTGGTGAAAGCGGATGCCTTTGAAGATGAGCAGGCACCTCTGCAATGGAGAACAGCAGAATAACCTGCCTGCGGTTATTCTTGTCTTCCGTGAGTGACTGTGGTTCATGTTGATGCTGGAGGATTACAAACTCCCAAACAGTTTTTGTTTCTGCCTAATTTAATTATAGATGTTCTCACTACCCATGGAAGTGTTGAATCCAGCTGAGCCTTTGGCCTCAATTACCTACTATTACAGAGCATAATTAAACGATGGAATTCActgtactataaaaaaaaaaattccttagcAAGGTTTTAACATAATCAGATGTCCCTTTGTTCGTACGCTGAGAGAGCAGGGTAACGTACTGAACTCATCTCCTCAGTCCATGCTCTGTTCCTGAGCTGGTTTTTCGTGTCCACATGAGAGGACTCATAGGCCCCGTtggcttttcttttctgttgagtGGAGGTGTCTGTGGCTCTAGAAGGAGAATGTGCTAGCTCTACCCAGGCTTGGTAGGAGTCAGTTGTGCTAGTTGGCCTGCTGTGGGCAGAGAGGGAGCTTAGCTCCCCAGGAATGGGAAAGAGGCAGAAATTGCAAACAGCAAAAAATCTTGGCAGCCATCTGCTAGTTTCTCTTCCATGCTTGAAACTAGAGAGGAGCGAAACTGGACACAGCTGAAGATCTGTCTGAGTTCATAGTTAATGActtgctccctctcccccaggtCAACGATCGGCGCATCCTTGATGGGATGTTTGCAGTTTGTGGTGTCCCAGACAGCAAGTTCCGAACGATCTGCTCCAGCGTTGACAAACTGGATAAGGTATGGGCTGGAGCCCCGGGCTGCAACTGCCGCTGCTGGAGTTTCAGTGAGTCTctgtccctctgggctgctcttACCATGGTCCATGAGAACTGGCTGGAAAATGCTGATTATCATAGAGTTGTTCTTGTTCCCCCCTTTCTCTGGAGGGGAGGCCCACCGGGCACAGCACCCACATAGGAAAACTGGATCCTGTGCTTTCTTCTCCAGTATCCCATGAGGTCCTGACAaatggaaaggagggaggggaaaatgcTCTTCATATGAGAGGTTCAACATCCCAAACCTTAGCCTTCTTAAGGTGCTGCTGCTTAAGAACCAGGATCATGAAAACTTGCCCCCAGACTGGGCCAGGGCATTGATAAGCCTTTTCAAATGCATCAGGTTCAGTTAGGTGGTGCGAGGAATCACAGTTGTGTCCTGGAATCATAGAACAGCCAAGATTGGAAGGGATCTTGAAAGATCATCTGATCCAACCTTTACTAAAATTTCAGACCTCAGTTGCAAGGTGAGCGTGACATAAATGGTAAATCTCTGTGGTAATGCAGGAGTAGAGAAGTGCAATCCTAAGTTGTAGTCTGTAATCATAGTCTGTAAGGCAGTTAGCTTGCAGGTGACAGGGCCGAGTTAAATGGAAATCCACAGGTGAGTAGGCTGCCAGAGTTGTTGTGTTGTCCAGGACCCTATTCATAAATACTGTCCTGCAAGCTGGTGCCATTCTTGATTGGCGATGTGATGTCTAGCATCCCCGCCGAGGACACGGAGTCTGCAGCTTGTGCGTGTTGCTGGCCAGGCTGTTTCGGCATGATCAGGGCACCACTCGACAGCGTGTGCCTCTGGCTGTTTGTGGGACCCTCAGGAGGTG carries:
- the LOC143166003 gene encoding histidine--tRNA ligase, cytoplasmic-like isoform X2, which gives rise to MLCPPSLGTLCPRAAPVLRCPASPLASPQETLMGKYGEDAKLIYELQDQGGELLALRYDLTVPFARYLAMNKIANMKRYHVAKVYRRDNPATTRGRYREFYQCDFDIAGQFDPMIPDAECLKIVHEILSDLQLGDFLIKVNDRRILNGVFAVCGIPESKFITTCSTVDKLDKMPWEEVRSEMVGEKGLSPEAADHIGEYVQLHGGLDLIERLLQDPKLSQHKLAKEGLGDMKLLFEYLTLFGIAGKISFDLSLARGLDYYTGVIFEAVLLQQENDHVEESVSVGSVAGGGRYDGLVGMFDPKGRKVPCVGVSIGIERIFSILEQRVEASGEKVRTTETQVLVATPQKHLLAARLKLISELWDAGIKAEMLYKKDPKLLKQLQYCEDTGIPLAAIVGEQELTDGVVKLRDVATREEVDIPREKLVAEIRRRLEP
- the LOC143166003 gene encoding histidine--tRNA ligase, cytoplasmic-like isoform X1, translated to MLRLGQLAAAGRLLPAGPRLRPPRPAGGRLSLSRSWPPRPAGPVGDGGLLSRQVRAAAGEAGGGGRGPALKTPKGTRDHPPAHAALRDRLLAAVVACFKRHGAAAIDTPVLELRETLMGKYGEDAKLIYELQDQGGELLALRYDLTVPFARYLAMNKIANMKRYHVAKVYRRDNPATTRGRYREFYQCDFDIAGQFDPMIPDAECLKIVHEILSDLQLGDFLIKVNDRRILNGVFAVCGIPESKFITTCSTVDKLDKMPWEEVRSEMVGEKGLSPEAADHIGEYVQLHGGLDLIERLLQDPKLSQHKLAKEGLGDMKLLFEYLTLFGIAGKISFDLSLARGLDYYTGVIFEAVLLQQENDHVEESVSVGSVAGGGRYDGLVGMFDPKGRKVPCVGVSIGIERIFSILEQRVEASGEKVRTTETQVLVATPQKHLLAARLKLISELWDAGIKAEMLYKKDPKLLKQLQYCEDTGIPLAAIVGEQELTDGVVKLRDVATREEVDIPREKLVAEIRRRLEP